A window of the Chanodichthys erythropterus isolate Z2021 chromosome 21, ASM2448905v1, whole genome shotgun sequence genome harbors these coding sequences:
- the gorasp2 gene encoding Golgi reassembly-stacking protein 2 → MGGSQSVEIPGGGSEGYHVLRVQENSPGHRAGLEPFFDFIVSINNTRLNKDNDTLKDILKANVEKPVKMLVYSSKTLELREATVTPSNMWGGQGLLGVSIRFCSFEGANENVWHVLEVEPNSPAALAGLRPHTDYIIGADTVMNESEDLFSLIETHEGKGLKLYVYNTDTDNCREVVITPNSAWGGEGSLGCGIGYGYLHRIPTRPFEEGKKFSFPGHTPSEPTSPLKDGFTEVQLSAVTPPPVSQSVPTGLEDSLSGLSLSSAPPSIPSELHTGVPTVPLLPTQVTPGLGTLPIVNPSTTVPGLMSLPSGLPPLPNLPNLPNLNLPLPDLSAVSLAGISGLPHNTAGLPPLPPLNLPGISPLPMHTVLSSTLPSMPGVTLPSSLAPSDLVPPVSLASVQTPALILDATPNPAVKDMPSEMPVATETLLQQTTDAQAAPESS, encoded by the exons ATGGGGGGATCACAGAGCGTGGAAATTCCAGGAGGTGGTTCGGAGGGCTATCACGTTCTCAGA GTGCAGGAGAATTCTCCCGGGCACAGAGCAGGTCTCGAACCATTCTTTGACTTCATTGTGTCCATCAACAACACCAGACTG aacaAGGATAATGACACACTGAAAGACATACTGAAGGCTAACGTTGAGAAACCTGTGAAGATGCTAGTGTACAGCAGCAAAACCCTCGAGCTGCGGGAAGCCACCGTTACTCCCAGCAACATGTGGGGCGGCCAGGGTCTTCTGGGGGTCAGCATCCGCTTTTGCAGCTTTGAGGGAGCCAATGAGAATGTCTGGCATGTTTTG GAAGTGGAACCAAATTCTCCAGCAGCATTAGCAGGTTTAAGACCACACACAGACTACATTATCGGAGCAGACACAGTCATGAACGAG TCAGAGGACTTATTCTCATTGATAGAAACCCATGAGGGCAAAGGCCTGAAACTCTACGTCTATAACACAGACACGGACAACTGCAGAGAAGTGGTCATTACTCCCAACAGTGCCTGGGGTGGAGAGGGCAg TCTTGGCTGCGGTATCGGCTATGGTTACCTGCACAGAATCCCTACTCGGCCCTTTGAAGAGGGCAAGAAATTTAGCTTCCCCGGACACACCCCCAGTGAGCCCACCAGCCCGCTGAAAGACGGATTCACAGAG GTTCAGCTGTCTGCAGTGACTCCGCCCCCTGTGTCGCAGTCTGTTCCCACAGGGCTTGAGGACAGTCTGTCCGGCCTGTCACTCAGCTCTGCCCCGCCCTCAATACCCAGTGAGCTCCACACAG GTGTTCCTACAGTCCCCCTGCTGCCCACTCAGGTGACCCCAGGGCTGGGTACCCTTCCCATTGTCAACCCCTCCACCACTGTACCAG GTTTGATGTCCTTACCATCTGGTCTCCCTCCCCTGCCAAACCTGCCTAACCTCCCAAACCTTAATCTACCATTACCGGACCTTAGCGCTGTATCTTTAGCTGGAATCAGTGGGTTACCTCATAATACAGCAG GTCTGCCCCCTCTTCCTCCTCTGAACCTGCCTGGCATCTCTCCTCTGCCCATGCACACCGTTCTATCTTCCACACTTCCTAGCATGCCAGGAGTCACGCTGCCATCTTCCCTGGCACCATCTGACCTCGTACCGCCCGTCTCCTTAGCGAGTGTGCAAACTCCAGCACTGATACTGGATGCCACGCCTAACCCCGCGGTGAAAGACATGCCCTCAGAGATGCCCGTTGCTACGGAGACCCTCTTACAACAGACGACGGATGCACAGGCGGCCCCGGAGTCCTCGTAA